In Leptospira perdikensis, a single genomic region encodes these proteins:
- a CDS encoding adenosine deaminase: protein MYCDLHNHLYGCLPPETLFRIGKNNPDPRWHLYLDSYEKAYGVKIRPSTFFEDYADLKDFSKLYHFREKAPFLHFQAKFNLIIALVKFDEREITEVTHDVVLSNSLEDISYAEYRLMFGKEEPKEIFYTKLMACLEGLSRGEESAKKEGKSIQGKLVMSLHRDINFEKHYDWMKNWMEKESAIRNGLVGIDFCHIEEGHPPKDKKTFFQSVIKDNKVGPSTALSILYHVGESFRDKTPFSAVRWVLESAMNGAHRLGHALALGIDSDYFLGDERTELVSEAKDQIECELDSYDEITSFGPFYAKEELERKRNELKNKSDSELLTIPFDETQSQYLHTFQNYVMSTIANTDTVIECCPSSNLYIGMLESHIDHPISRFLQNDLKLTIGSDDPGLFGTTMSEEYGHAHTAGVSEKDLESIREKSFSYRSTKLSGRELD, encoded by the coding sequence ATGTATTGCGATCTACACAACCACCTTTATGGATGTTTACCCCCTGAAACTTTGTTCCGAATTGGAAAAAATAACCCCGACCCTCGTTGGCATTTGTATTTAGATTCCTACGAAAAAGCGTATGGAGTAAAAATACGACCTTCAACGTTTTTCGAAGATTATGCAGACCTGAAAGATTTTTCCAAACTCTATCACTTTCGAGAAAAGGCACCATTTTTACATTTCCAAGCAAAATTCAATCTTATCATCGCCTTAGTTAAGTTTGATGAAAGAGAAATTACAGAAGTAACCCACGATGTTGTGTTATCTAATAGTTTGGAAGATATTAGTTATGCTGAATATCGTTTGATGTTTGGAAAGGAAGAACCAAAAGAAATTTTTTACACAAAACTTATGGCTTGTTTGGAAGGACTCTCAAGAGGAGAAGAATCCGCCAAAAAAGAAGGGAAATCCATCCAAGGAAAACTTGTGATGTCCTTACATAGAGATATCAATTTTGAGAAACATTATGATTGGATGAAAAATTGGATGGAAAAAGAATCTGCCATACGTAATGGTCTTGTTGGAATTGATTTCTGTCATATAGAAGAAGGACATCCACCTAAAGACAAAAAAACTTTTTTCCAATCTGTAATTAAGGACAACAAAGTAGGTCCAAGTACTGCCCTTTCGATTCTCTATCATGTTGGTGAAAGTTTTAGAGACAAAACTCCCTTTTCAGCCGTTCGTTGGGTTTTAGAATCAGCAATGAATGGAGCACATAGACTCGGTCACGCTTTGGCTCTTGGAATTGATTCGGATTATTTTTTAGGGGATGAAAGAACGGAACTTGTATCGGAAGCCAAAGACCAAATCGAATGTGAGTTGGATTCTTATGATGAAATCACAAGTTTTGGTCCGTTCTATGCAAAAGAAGAACTTGAACGCAAACGAAACGAACTAAAAAACAAATCTGATTCCGAACTTCTCACAATTCCTTTTGATGAAACACAATCCCAATACTTACATACCTTTCAAAACTATGTTATGTCTACTATAGCGAATACAGATACTGTCATTGAATGTTGTCCTTCTTCAAATTTGTATATTGGAATGTTAGAATCACATATTGATCACCCCATCTCAAGGTTCTTACAAAATGATTTGAAGTTAACGATTGGTTCCGATGATCCGGGACTATTTGGAACCACTATGTCAGAAGAATATGGACATGCACATACGGCAGGTGTTTCCGAAAAAGATTTGGAATCCATCCGGGAAAAGTCATTTTCTTACAGATCCACCAAACTTTCTGGTCGTGAATTGGATTGA
- a CDS encoding ExbD/TolR family protein, with amino-acid sequence MLRRKRVAPSVPVSSMADIAFLLLVFFMVTSVLDSDPDLPINLPDVPGGEQLNKKIANLYLTADEKRTVYFNSVKMELNEAMSEIRAKLSTTPDLKVLIHADQDLTYEELDSVFETLREIGALKVSLVTKTTQGGGLQGK; translated from the coding sequence ATGTTACGAAGAAAGAGAGTCGCACCTTCAGTTCCCGTAAGTTCGATGGCAGACATTGCCTTCTTACTTCTCGTGTTCTTTATGGTAACCTCCGTATTGGATTCGGATCCAGACCTTCCCATCAATCTACCAGATGTTCCTGGTGGAGAACAGTTAAACAAAAAGATTGCCAATCTTTATCTAACTGCTGATGAAAAGAGAACTGTCTATTTCAACTCTGTAAAAATGGAACTAAACGAAGCCATGAGTGAAATTCGCGCAAAACTTTCTACCACACCGGACTTGAAAGTTTTGATCCATGCGGATCAAGATTTAACTTACGAAGAGTTAGATAGTGTGTTCGAAACCCTCAGAGAAATTGGGGCCTTAAAGGTTTCCCTTGTCACCAAGACCACCCAAGGTGGCGGATTACAAGGGAAGTAA
- a CDS encoding MATE family efflux transporter, with protein sequence MLHKIRRILQPTRLNQKILGLAIPVFFGMISYTAIMVADTAMVGKLGEVPLAAVGFGGMVYFSIFAFLMGGSMAVQIIVARRFGEKNDRGVGITLINSVYLSFVLGALLSYFGFIYAPELMGWIGDDPQVIEVAGVYLSYRFLGTVLFFVGFALRGFFDGIGIVQVGMISSMLAAVTNIFFNWLLIFGNWGFPAWGVKGAAIASSLSSIPSLLIVVFYFFRKDVIKFFQYQIFAPSIATIKELCMVGFAPAVEGTLVNFAFSGFYKIAGMISTTTLASASVVLTCLSLSFMPGFSFGIAATTILGQSMGQGKLRLAYEGTMRSATFSAIVMGSMGLFFIIGGPWLIGMFTDVPAVAKVAYPALCIVALIQVGDAYHMVIGSALRSAGMMYYVMFVYLIVSFLIMLPLAYLLGIVLAWGNYGIWSAFFIWILLMAVLFVRKFRKKEWVNIRI encoded by the coding sequence ATGCTTCACAAAATTAGACGCATCTTGCAGCCAACTAGATTGAATCAGAAAATTCTTGGATTAGCAATCCCAGTTTTTTTTGGAATGATCAGTTATACTGCCATCATGGTAGCAGACACTGCTATGGTGGGAAAATTGGGAGAGGTTCCTCTCGCCGCAGTTGGATTCGGAGGAATGGTTTATTTCTCTATATTTGCCTTCCTTATGGGTGGGTCCATGGCGGTTCAAATCATCGTCGCACGTCGATTTGGCGAAAAAAATGATAGAGGGGTAGGAATCACACTAATCAATTCTGTTTATTTATCCTTTGTTTTAGGAGCATTACTTTCCTATTTTGGATTCATTTACGCTCCAGAACTTATGGGTTGGATCGGAGATGATCCACAAGTGATTGAAGTAGCAGGTGTATATCTATCCTACCGATTTTTAGGAACCGTTCTCTTTTTTGTGGGATTCGCTTTGCGTGGATTCTTTGACGGAATTGGAATTGTGCAAGTGGGTATGATTTCTTCTATGTTAGCGGCGGTTACAAATATCTTTTTTAACTGGTTATTGATTTTCGGAAATTGGGGATTTCCGGCTTGGGGAGTTAAGGGTGCAGCGATCGCATCGAGTTTGTCTTCTATACCTTCCCTTCTTATCGTGGTATTTTATTTTTTCCGCAAAGATGTCATCAAATTCTTTCAGTATCAAATCTTTGCACCAAGTATCGCTACAATCAAAGAACTTTGTATGGTTGGGTTTGCACCAGCTGTTGAAGGAACACTCGTAAACTTTGCGTTTTCTGGATTTTATAAAATTGCAGGAATGATTAGCACAACCACTCTTGCTTCGGCTAGTGTTGTATTAACATGCCTTAGTTTGTCTTTTATGCCAGGTTTCTCTTTTGGAATTGCAGCCACGACCATTCTCGGTCAATCTATGGGTCAGGGAAAACTTCGTTTGGCTTATGAAGGAACCATGCGTTCGGCCACTTTTTCTGCGATTGTGATGGGAAGTATGGGGCTATTTTTTATTATCGGTGGCCCTTGGCTCATTGGTATGTTTACCGATGTTCCTGCGGTTGCAAAAGTAGCTTACCCTGCTCTTTGTATTGTTGCCCTCATCCAAGTGGGAGATGCCTATCATATGGTCATTGGTTCGGCACTTCGTAGCGCGGGAATGATGTACTATGTGATGTTTGTTTATCTCATCGTTTCCTTTCTGATTATGTTACCTTTGGCCTATTTACTCGGGATAGTCCTAGCATGGGGAAATTATGGAATCTGGTCTGCGTTTTTTATTTGGATTTTACTGATGGCAGTGCTTTTTGTCAGAAAATTTCGTAAGAAGGAGTGGGTGAACATACGAATTTAA
- a CDS encoding ExbD/TolR family protein yields MIKLKKKQELEEISAASMSDIAFLLLVFFMVTAVFFVKEGLNISLPRKQSEPQPFLRKNVYEILVTQDRYKMRNTAFGTKEYSSLKEFRDDLNQMEIPDLKNKLALIVTTGDTKYAKMLDALSAVQLRGFEKISVRKKK; encoded by the coding sequence ATGATTAAGTTAAAGAAAAAACAAGAACTAGAGGAAATATCGGCAGCATCTATGTCGGATATTGCCTTTCTACTCTTGGTATTTTTTATGGTGACTGCTGTATTCTTTGTAAAGGAAGGACTTAACATTTCTCTTCCTCGCAAACAATCCGAACCTCAGCCTTTTTTACGTAAGAATGTATATGAAATTTTGGTAACCCAAGACAGATACAAAATGCGTAATACAGCATTCGGAACCAAAGAATATTCTAGTTTAAAAGAATTTCGTGATGACCTAAACCAAATGGAAATCCCGGATCTTAAAAACAAACTAGCGCTCATTGTTACAACCGGTGATACCAAATATGCAAAGATGTTGGATGCCTTATCAGCTGTCCAATTACGTGGATTTGAAAAAATCTCAGTGAGAAAGAAGAAATAA
- a CDS encoding MotA/TolQ/ExbB proton channel family protein, translated as MKFSCNQTKAKVTLSFVIALITIFTIAGKLEAQTAPAAPTTESTQTAETPTETAAPVAEAPAEAPQKESEIGLVSLFLTGGWSMWPLLLSSIVAFGVILERIYFFFTAKLLRKGYNQDLQDAIDTSGMKGIEDFLKANEGQRITDVLKNGMEVSQNDPEIFASGIEREAGEVMTLLEKGLTVLSAVSTIAPLVGFLGTVSGMINAFDAIANADQVNAKVVAGGIKEALITTAAGLIVAIPAMTFYQYLQGRVAFFTSEVEEAANKIYKEYLKLKAGHKA; from the coding sequence ATGAAATTTTCATGTAACCAGACAAAAGCGAAAGTCACTTTGTCTTTTGTGATCGCCCTCATCACAATCTTTACTATTGCAGGAAAACTCGAAGCACAAACAGCACCTGCTGCACCAACAACTGAATCTACACAAACAGCGGAAACTCCGACTGAAACTGCTGCTCCCGTTGCAGAAGCTCCTGCCGAAGCACCACAAAAAGAATCTGAAATCGGACTCGTAAGTTTGTTTTTGACTGGTGGATGGTCTATGTGGCCACTGCTTCTTTCTTCTATCGTTGCATTTGGTGTAATTCTAGAAAGAATCTACTTTTTCTTTACAGCAAAACTTTTGAGAAAAGGTTACAACCAAGATTTACAAGATGCAATTGATACATCTGGTATGAAAGGTATTGAAGATTTCTTAAAAGCAAACGAAGGCCAACGAATTACTGATGTATTAAAAAATGGTATGGAAGTTTCTCAAAACGATCCTGAGATTTTTGCATCTGGTATTGAAAGAGAAGCTGGTGAAGTTATGACACTCCTCGAAAAAGGTCTCACAGTTCTTTCTGCTGTTTCTACCATTGCACCACTCGTTGGATTCCTCGGAACTGTATCTGGTATGATCAACGCATTTGATGCAATTGCGAATGCTGACCAAGTAAACGCGAAAGTGGTTGCTGGTGGTATCAAAGAAGCGTTAATCACAACTGCTGCTGGACTTATCGTTGCTATTCCTGCAATGACATTCTACCAATACTTACAAGGTCGAGTTGCTTTCTTTACTTCTGAAGTAGAAGAAGCTGCAAACAAAATCTACAAAGAATATTTAAAACTCAAAGCCGGTCACAAAGCGTAA
- a CDS encoding cobalamin-binding protein encodes MGPERIICLTEEPTEMLYLLGEEKRIVGISVYTERPSKAKEEKTKVSAFISGNLKKITALEPDLVIGFSDIQSQLAKDLIERGLNVLIFNQRSISEILSNMQMLGNLVGQAEKAKSLIEEWQNQITLWKQENESKTNKPKVFFQEWDEPIITGIQWVSEAIELAGGVDSFSHLKDRKLAKDRIITAEEVTDANPDIYVGSWCGKVMDWDWVRNKPEWQNISAIQNNKIFEMDPSIILQPGPALFLEGIPKLKEIFSSF; translated from the coding sequence ATGGGTCCAGAAAGAATCATTTGTTTGACCGAAGAACCAACAGAGATGTTGTATCTGTTAGGTGAAGAAAAGCGAATTGTAGGAATTTCGGTTTATACGGAAAGACCATCAAAGGCAAAGGAAGAAAAAACAAAAGTCTCTGCCTTTATCAGTGGAAATCTGAAAAAAATAACCGCCCTCGAACCAGACCTAGTCATTGGTTTTTCTGATATCCAATCCCAACTTGCTAAAGACCTCATTGAACGAGGGTTAAATGTTCTAATCTTCAACCAAAGATCCATTTCTGAAATACTATCCAATATGCAAATGCTAGGAAATCTTGTGGGCCAAGCCGAAAAGGCAAAATCTCTCATCGAAGAATGGCAAAATCAGATCACCCTTTGGAAACAGGAAAACGAATCCAAAACAAACAAACCCAAAGTATTCTTCCAAGAATGGGACGAACCCATCATCACGGGAATCCAATGGGTGAGCGAAGCAATCGAACTTGCTGGTGGAGTAGACAGTTTTTCGCATCTAAAGGACAGAAAACTAGCCAAAGACCGGATCATCACGGCCGAAGAGGTTACAGATGCCAATCCCGATATTTACGTAGGTTCTTGGTGTGGGAAAGTTATGGACTGGGATTGGGTGCGAAACAAACCCGAATGGCAAAACATTTCAGCCATCCAAAATAACAAAATTTTTGAAATGGATCCAAGTATTATATTACAACCAGGTCCTGCTTTGTTTCTAGAAGGAATTCCTAAACTGAAAGAGATCTTTTCCTCATTCTAA
- a CDS encoding energy transducer TonB: MNGTVVTHKRSKRERIHRFIDRYRIETGLAISAFLQAIIILFWFTPHLDTDSLDDLVEEVAFIDNVQIQEPSTDSKPTDGDFDLTDKEKEDKKEDPRIAGASDPIVSGATSPVDLSPNVRPEYTSDAKALGVTGTMTLEVIIGNTGEVLRVRSVGKQLGGGLEEEAIKVYRKKRFSPSILEGKAITVKVLVPIRFTLN; encoded by the coding sequence GTGAACGGAACAGTTGTTACACATAAAAGATCCAAACGAGAAAGGATCCATCGGTTCATCGACAGATACCGAATTGAAACCGGTCTTGCGATTTCAGCGTTTCTCCAAGCCATCATCATTCTTTTTTGGTTCACTCCTCATTTGGATACAGATAGTTTGGATGACCTTGTGGAAGAAGTAGCCTTCATCGACAACGTCCAAATCCAAGAACCATCTACTGATTCCAAACCAACTGATGGGGATTTTGATCTTACCGATAAAGAAAAAGAAGATAAAAAAGAAGACCCGCGTATCGCTGGAGCTTCGGATCCAATTGTTTCTGGTGCCACATCACCTGTTGATTTATCCCCTAATGTTCGACCTGAATATACTTCTGATGCAAAAGCTCTGGGTGTTACAGGAACTATGACTTTAGAAGTCATCATTGGAAACACAGGCGAAGTTTTACGAGTAAGATCCGTAGGAAAACAGTTAGGTGGTGGACTCGAAGAAGAAGCTATCAAAGTTTACCGAAAGAAGCGGTTTTCTCCCTCTATCTTAGAAGGGAAAGCCATCACAGTAAAAGTGCTCGTTCCGATTCGATTTACGTTGAATTAA
- a CDS encoding potassium channel family protein produces MQRKKIAVIGIGSFGNLFVRYLFDDGHEVIAIDKDPMIIDSIKDYVTIAVTLDATDEHALRSQGIADVDYAVIALADDFETSIICADSLKKCGVKNIYARYQTPLQMKVLELLGIKDLFNPEERAARSMAETLSFSGMRSSFLLSDEYSVVEVTVPKGYINKTIAEADLRHKYNINVITIKRPTISKEAKRVSDSKSEKILGIPHGNTVLKEDDIIVLFGSQTDLARFLET; encoded by the coding sequence ATGCAAAGAAAAAAGATAGCGGTCATTGGAATTGGAAGTTTTGGAAATTTATTTGTTCGTTATCTTTTTGATGATGGGCATGAAGTCATTGCCATTGATAAAGACCCAATGATCATTGATTCCATCAAAGATTATGTAACCATTGCAGTCACCCTGGATGCCACCGATGAACATGCATTACGATCGCAAGGTATTGCTGATGTGGATTACGCTGTCATTGCTCTTGCTGATGATTTTGAAACTTCTATCATCTGCGCTGATAGTTTAAAAAAATGTGGTGTCAAAAATATTTACGCACGTTACCAAACTCCATTACAAATGAAAGTTTTGGAACTTCTTGGAATCAAAGATCTTTTTAATCCAGAAGAAAGAGCAGCAAGAAGTATGGCAGAAACATTATCCTTTTCTGGAATGCGTTCTAGTTTTTTACTTTCTGATGAATACAGTGTGGTTGAAGTGACTGTCCCCAAAGGTTACATCAATAAAACAATTGCGGAAGCTGACCTACGTCATAAATACAATATCAATGTAATCACCATCAAACGCCCCACAATCAGTAAAGAAGCCAAACGTGTTTCTGATTCCAAAAGCGAAAAAATCTTAGGAATTCCTCATGGAAACACAGTTCTCAAAGAAGACGATATCATTGTTTTGTTTGGATCTCAAACTGATTTAGCACGTTTTTTGGAAACTTAA
- a CDS encoding TrkH family potassium uptake protein yields MKFKRFFVLLAHLFQYLDTQRYEIRKVYIENFRWIGRTIYILFGFLSVTILILDFGFYYSESWKIYVTFSIRTLVSFFIFYESIHLIFTNKRWKEYISLHKIELIILLMLGLEFIYEKDIISVLKSYHISGDDTTLIFLSANQVLFLFSNLAHFFRLSRKNNSKKLNPSIVFVSSFAFIILLGICFLHFPKSTNGTVNSIDIVFTTISATCVTGLSTVTLGSQFTLTGQLVVLLLIQVGGLGLMTLTSFFSIFLAGKVSVSDTMMIKDLLSEETMGRAKEILKQITIQTLVIESIGALLLFYSFPSNYPIALSEKIYYSIFHSISAFCNAGFSLLPNGLATEAFKHSEGFLSVIMFLIILGGLGFPVLFQIRTRLSNPFDYKFRWSVTSKLVFWTTGSLLLFGWVSYYFLELNLSLRGLTTTEQIFHSLFYSVTTRTAGFNTLELSQMGFPITFISFFLMWVGASPVSTGGGIKTTTFAISLLNITNEIRGKDRMEIDHRTIANSSIARASATIVLSLFVIFIAIFCLLLTENANFIDLCYEVVSAFGTVGLTRDLTPHLSDYGKIIICTVMFVGRVGILTLLVALSKKVDRISYEYPKEYVVVG; encoded by the coding sequence TTGAAGTTCAAACGATTCTTCGTTCTTTTAGCACACCTTTTTCAATACTTAGATACCCAAAGATATGAGATTCGAAAAGTTTATATAGAAAACTTTCGTTGGATCGGAAGAACCATATATATTTTATTTGGATTTTTATCTGTTACCATTTTGATTTTAGATTTTGGATTCTATTATTCAGAATCATGGAAGATCTATGTTACTTTTTCTATTCGAACACTCGTATCATTTTTTATTTTTTATGAATCCATTCATTTAATTTTTACAAACAAACGATGGAAGGAATACATCTCTCTTCATAAAATAGAACTTATCATTTTACTTATGTTAGGATTAGAATTTATCTATGAAAAAGATATAATTTCTGTTTTAAAATCTTATCATATTTCTGGAGATGATACCACACTCATCTTTTTATCAGCCAACCAAGTTTTGTTTTTGTTTTCCAATTTAGCACATTTCTTTCGGCTTTCCAGAAAAAATAATTCTAAAAAATTAAATCCATCCATTGTATTTGTATCTTCTTTTGCCTTTATCATTCTACTGGGTATTTGTTTTTTACATTTCCCAAAATCTACAAATGGAACTGTAAATTCCATTGATATTGTGTTCACAACAATCAGTGCCACTTGTGTGACAGGTCTTTCTACTGTTACATTGGGGAGTCAATTCACTTTAACCGGTCAATTGGTAGTATTACTTCTCATCCAAGTGGGTGGACTTGGTCTTATGACCTTAACCAGTTTTTTTTCCATCTTTCTTGCCGGAAAAGTTTCCGTAAGTGATACAATGATGATCAAAGACCTTCTTTCGGAAGAAACAATGGGTCGCGCTAAAGAAATTTTAAAACAAATTACCATACAAACACTTGTCATTGAATCGATCGGGGCTTTATTATTGTTTTATAGTTTTCCTTCTAACTATCCCATAGCTTTGTCCGAAAAAATATATTATTCTATCTTTCATTCTATTTCTGCATTCTGTAATGCTGGTTTTAGTTTGTTACCGAATGGACTTGCAACAGAAGCCTTCAAACATTCGGAAGGATTTTTATCTGTAATTATGTTTCTCATTATTCTTGGGGGACTTGGATTTCCTGTTTTATTTCAAATTCGAACGAGACTTTCTAATCCTTTTGATTATAAGTTTCGATGGTCTGTCACATCCAAACTTGTATTTTGGACTACCGGTTCACTTTTGTTATTTGGTTGGGTTTCCTATTATTTTTTAGAGTTAAACTTAAGTTTAAGAGGACTCACAACTACAGAACAAATTTTTCATTCTTTGTTTTATTCGGTAACCACAAGGACGGCCGGGTTTAATACATTAGAGTTAAGTCAAATGGGTTTTCCCATTACCTTTATTTCCTTCTTTTTGATGTGGGTGGGTGCCTCTCCCGTTTCCACAGGAGGTGGAATCAAAACCACAACCTTTGCCATCTCTTTGTTAAACATTACCAACGAAATACGTGGAAAAGATAGAATGGAAATAGACCACCGAACGATTGCCAACTCATCAATTGCAAGAGCCAGTGCAACCATCGTTCTTTCTTTATTTGTGATATTTATTGCCATCTTTTGTTTGTTGTTAACAGAGAATGCAAATTTTATCGATTTATGTTATGAAGTGGTGTCTGCTTTCGGGACTGTTGGTTTGACCCGTGATCTCACTCCTCATTTAAGTGATTATGGAAAAATCATCATTTGTACCGTAATGTTTGTAGGAAGAGTCGGAATTTTGACCTTACTTGTTGCCCTCTCTAAAAAAGTAGATCGTATCTCGTATGAATATCCGAAAGAATATGTGGTTGTAGGTTAA